The Ignavibacteria bacterium sequence ATCCAGTAAGAGGTAAAAGCCTCAAATTTAATGAGTTCAAAATAAAGTCCCCGGAAGGGAGCCTGGCATTAAAGCCAGGCTTTCCATTCCGGGAGGAAGTCGGTTATTCCCAAATAGATGTCTTTTGGCAGCTTAAAGCGGTGCCAAAAGGCGCATTATTTAAGGAGCATCATTTTTCTAACAGAGTTAAATTTACTTCCATCCATGCCTTCAACCTTCAGGCTATAGATATAGATACCGCTTGCGAGCTTTGAAGCATTGAAGCTGACAAACTGCTGGCCTGCAGGCATGAAGCCGTTGACGAGGTTTGCAACTTCCATTCCAAGTATATTATATACTTTTAGTGATACTTTAGCTCCGGTCTTAAGGTTGAATTTAATCATTGTTGATGGGTTGAAAGGATTAGGATAGTTCTGTTCAAGAGCATATCCAGAAGGCCTCTGCTTTCCGGTTTCTTCAACAGCAGTAATCTGTGGGCCTTTCTTGTAGAATACAGAGATCCATAAGTCGACATCCAGCCCCCATGTCACTGAACCCGGCTGGTCGAAATATCCCCAGGAATTATCACTGTAGAGTTCCCAAGCGCGTGATTTTTTGTCACCCTCGCCATTTTTATCAGAAAAGAGGGCAACAGTATCATCGGAAGCTGTAGCCCATTCGGCACCAACAAAGATTTTACCAGAATCAGGTACAACCAGAGTAGAATCCAGGAAGAACACATTTCCCTGTCCCGTGGTGTCTATTTTATCCGTAGTAACCTTAATAGTTCTCAGAATTTTTCCCGGCTTTCCGTCGGCAAAAGTTCTGATATTGAGGCTTAGTGTATCCGGCGTACCGGTAATTTTCTTATAGCCGAAATAGTATTTAACGGCATTAACTTCATCGTCCTTAAACATATCGAAGCGCTGATATTTTCCCAGGTCGCCGTAGCTGTTCGCACCGGCAACGAAACCAGCGCCATAAGGATTAGCAAGGAGGGTTTTCGTATTACCAAAGAACAGTGTATCGTTCACGCCAAGCTTCATATCATCGTTATAAGTAAATGCGGCAATGCCGTTATTTGAGCCCATAACAAAGAAAACGACAACTTCCCTGCTGTCTTTTGAATATTTAAGCACCTGAACAGAGCCAGCGCCGTTAAGGTTCTTAACTGCCCCAAGTGACGGGGTAACAGCCGAGAGGAAAGATTTTGCAGGATCAGTTACGTCTATAATGTTAACGTTTTCAGAAGGTCCTGTCTGACCTGCGAACGGTAAATATGCAGCTATATATTTTCTGTTATTCATTTCGAAATATTTGATATTGGTTGAAGAGCTGTTTGCAGCCTTAACCGTATCAAGCATTTTGCCGTCTGCCGAATAATGGATAAGCGGTTTGCTGTAGGTCTTAAAGTAGAAAGATCCATCTTTTAAGAGAGCAATATTAGGCATTGAGCTGAATGAAGCGCCTTCAAGGGTGATTACGGTAGGAGTGAATGTATTACCGTTGTCGGTAGTGGTAAATTTCACCAGCTGTCCCTTATCCTTGACGCCGCAGAAGATTGTAAGTGAATTATCCGAAGCCTTTCCATAAACATTAAAAGCATCGCCCATTCTTGAGCCTGCAGCGGCAGCTTTATAGGAGATGACAGATTTGGCAGTATCCACTGAACTCCATTTATAAACCGTAAACGGTGTAGTTGAAGCATCGAGTGTCATATTTGCGGCATAGATCACGCCATCTTCAGAAACGCCAACGACGTTAAGCGGGAAGTATCCCACGTCAGTCTTAGGTTTAGCTATGACATAGAGGCTGTCGCCAGTAAAGGCATCGTGGACTACGATCTTAGGTCCGCCCGTGCGGCTTACGACAAAAATTTTATCTTCGCCGCTAATTCTTCCGTAAGCCATGCTTCTTTCATAGTCGGAGCCAAAATAAGCCGGCTTTGTGCCATTAGCAGCTGTTTTTTGCCAGTTTATTTCAGAAGGCATAGGCACGTAAAGCGGGTTGAGCGTAAAGGCGCCAATACCATTATTTGAACCGAGCAGGAAGAATACGTAATTGTCTGTTCCGCTATTGGGAATATTCATAAATTCAACAGAGCCGGTTCCGTTTGTATTTGCAGTTGCACCCAATGAAGAAGATTCATCGGCAAGGAAAGTTTTCTTTGGAGTAGTTATGTTGAATATCTGAAGTTTTTCGGCGGTTCCTGCCTGGCCTGCTGCAGGCATATATCCGGCGATGAACTTCCTGCCATCAAGTTCAAAATATTCGATTTTTGTAATTGATGAGGATACTACACTTGCAGGAATTGTGTCAATGACTGTTCCATCGGCAGTATAGTGGATTATAGGAGTAGTATAAGACTTAAAGTAAAAGCTTCCGTCGGGAGCAAGCGAAACGTTACCGCTTGAGCTTGTTTTTGCACCCTGAAGAGTAATAACTGATGAGGTGAAAGTCTTGCCTGAGTCAGAAGAAGTGAATTTAACAACTTTTGGCTGGTCCTTTACGGCAGCAAAAATTGTGATGTCGGCACCTTTACCGGACACGCTGAACATATCGCCCATTCTCCAGGCAGCATCTGCAGCAGTATAGGAAAGGACTGTCCTGCCGGTATCGGTTTCACTTGCCCATCTGTAAACGACAAAAGGTGATTTCTGTGCGTCGGTTACCATGTTGCAGACGTAAATGATTCCGTCCTGAGTAACTCCGGCGCAGTTGACCGGGAATGTACCTGAAGTAGTCTTGGGATTAATAAGAGTTCCAAGGCTGTCGCCAGTCAGGGCATCATGAACAAAGATCCTGTTGCCGCCATTGCGGGAAACGACATACATTCTGTAGTTGCCGTTAACCTTTCCGACAGCCATACCTCTTTCGGTATTTGAACCGAAGTAAGAAGGCTTATTATTCTTGGCAACAGATTTCTCCCAGGAGATTGTGCCTGAGAACAAGGAATTCTTTTGAGTTCCCTGGAATCCTGGAGCAGCAGTTATTGCGGCATCAGACTGTGAATTGTTTAAAGCCGCAAGATTCTGGGACCTTCCTGCCAGGACACCTGTTTTAGAAGCCAGATATCCTGATGCCAGAAAACAACTCAGAATCAGTACTAAGAAAGTTTTTTTCATACAACGACCTTTTTGAGTTTTTGAATAAATGAATTAATTGAAAGAAAGCCTTTGCCTGAATAGCCGTTAAACTTTTCAGGCTGCTTTTTATATAGAGAACAGATTTCCAAAAGGAACAGTATTAACCCATTACAATTTCAATTTTAATCTCACTGGCATCATATTGCATAGGATCTATGAAAGCCGAGCTGGAAACTTCACCGTTTACCTTCATGCATTTTACAGAAGAGTTTACTCCAGCTTCGTTATTGACATGAAGAATGAGGCGTTTGCCGCGGAACATTCTTTCGGCCTTAAATTCCTTCCACGCTGAAGGAATGTTTGGTGAAACAGTCACTCCGTGCAGTGACGTCTTAAAGCCAAGTATATAATCCAGCCCTATTCTCAGCATCCAGACTGCTGTACCGGTAAGCCAGGAATGGCTCGCCTGATTAACACTCGGGTGATCGGGGCTGGTAACATATTCTGCAAAAACGTAAGGCTCTACCTCGTACCTGTCGATATCCTTTGCTGAATTCAAAGGAAGCATTTTCGAATAGACGTCATAAGCCGTTTCAATGTCGCCGTTCATAATTGCTGCCAGGACGAACCAGGAGGAGGCATGGTTAAAAATTGCGCCGTTTTCCTTTTTTCCCGGGACGCACCTGCTGATGAGCCCTATGTCATCTGCTATTTCCGTAAATGAAGGCCAGCAGATCTGAATGCCGTAAGGTTTATACAGGTACTTTTTGCACGATTCCAGAGCCTTGTCTGCACGATCCTTACTGGCAAGCCCCGATATAACAGACCAGGTCTGAGAGTTAATAAATATTTTTCCCTGCTTGTCCTTATGTGTCCCAACCGGGCTCCCATCATCCTTAAATGCCCTTATATACCACTCGCCGTCCCAGCAGAATTCATCAGTTGCAGCCTTAAGCCTTTTATAAGCAGCGGTAAAGCGGCTGAGGGTTTCCTTATCCTTTCTAAGCTCCAGGAGTTCAAAAGTTTTCCTCAGGACATAAGCCAGGAAGAAGGCACCCCAGACGGTCTCCCCTTTTCCCAGGGGTCCGATGTGATCGAGAGTATCATTCCAGTCACCGTTCATAATCCTGGGGAGTGATCTTTCAGTAGTCGAAGAGACTGCGAAATCGAGTGCGTTAATCATGTGGGTATATACATCAGCGCTCCCCTTGTCGTAGTAGTTCACTGTTTCTTCAAGGATTGAAAAGTCACCTGTTTCATTCAGGTATTCAATGATGCCGAACGGTATCCAGAGCGGAGTATCGGAATGATTGGTCCTTTCGCCGCTGTCAGTAAACTTAAAGAAGTTATGCAGCGTAGAGCCGTCAGAAAACTGGTAACGGAGGGCCTTCAGGAGGCGTGTTCTTACGCGCTCCGGATGGGCAATTACCATTCCAATAATATCCTGGAACTGGTCTCTCATTCCCGTACCGAAGAGCAGGCCTCCATGATAATAGCCTGCGTTGCGTGCCATGTCGAATGTAACTGCAGCCTGGTACTGGTTCCACACCCCGAGCATTGCATCAAATTTCTTATCCGGTGTATGGACTTTAATATTATTCAGGTATCCGGTCCAGTAGTCCTTCAATTCCTGAAATTTGCTGTTTAGGGTTCCGGTTTCCTTAAGATCACAAATTTTCAGGTGCTCAAAGGGGTCTTCTTCCCTGGGTGAAATTCCAAGAATTGAAGCAAACTCGATTTCGGAGGATGGTTCCAGGCACACCTTTGACTTGAGTGCAGCAACCGGGTCGCCCGCAGTTATTTCATTATTTTTCATCACACCGGTTTCAACCGATTCCGGGTTTGCCTCCGAGCGCCAGCGGCCTATAAATGTGTCCAGGCTGCTGTCGAAGCCTTCAACGGGAAGGGTGCTTGTAAATACGAGATTATACTTCCAGTCGATATTAGGCTGAGCCACAGAGACCTTTTTATTGAGGACCCAGTAGCGTCTTGTTGCAACAATTGCCTCGTGCTGAGTGTTGAATTTAATTTCTGTAAAATGCTTGTCGTTCGGTTCATTGATAATATCGTTAAGAGCATTGCCCATCATGAGTTCAATGAAGGAATAGATTTCAAGTTTTCTCTTTCTGCCCGATAAATCCGTCAGTTTTACCTTCCATATTTCGGCATTGGTATCCAGGGGGACGAAATAAGTCAGTTCTCCCCTCATGCCAAAAATTTCAGT is a genomic window containing:
- a CDS encoding T9SS type A sorting domain-containing protein, whose protein sequence is MVTDAQKSPFVVYRWASETDTGRTVLSYTAADAAWRMGDMFSVSGKGADITIFAAVKDQPKVVKFTSSDSGKTFTSSVITLQGAKTSSSGNVSLAPDGSFYFKSYTTPIIHYTADGTVIDTIPASVVSSSITKIEYFELDGRKFIAGYMPAAGQAGTAEKLQIFNITTPKKTFLADESSSLGATANTNGTGSVEFMNIPNSGTDNYVFFLLGSNNGIGAFTLNPLYVPMPSEINWQKTAANGTKPAYFGSDYERSMAYGRISGEDKIFVVSRTGGPKIVVHDAFTGDSLYVIAKPKTDVGYFPLNVVGVSEDGVIYAANMTLDASTTPFTVYKWSSVDTAKSVISYKAAAAGSRMGDAFNVYGKASDNSLTIFCGVKDKGQLVKFTTTDNGNTFTPTVITLEGASFSSMPNIALLKDGSFYFKTYSKPLIHYSADGKMLDTVKAANSSSTNIKYFEMNNRKYIAAYLPFAGQTGPSENVNIIDVTDPAKSFLSAVTPSLGAVKNLNGAGSVQVLKYSKDSREVVVFFVMGSNNGIAAFTYNDDMKLGVNDTLFFGNTKTLLANPYGAGFVAGANSYGDLGKYQRFDMFKDDEVNAVKYYFGYKKITGTPDTLSLNIRTFADGKPGKILRTIKVTTDKIDTTGQGNVFFLDSTLVVPDSGKIFVGAEWATASDDTVALFSDKNGEGDKKSRAWELYSDNSWGYFDQPGSVTWGLDVDLWISVFYKKGPQITAVEETGKQRPSGYALEQNYPNPFNPSTMIKFNLKTGAKVSLKVYNILGMEVANLVNGFMPAGQQFVSFNASKLASGIYIYSLKVEGMDGSKFNSVRKMMLLK
- a CDS encoding glycosyl transferase family 36, which gives rise to MFENKYGHFSEDFREYIITDPRTPRPWFNYIWNEHYGGLISHTGGGFSFLDSPRDNRISRMRYNCLPWDRPGRYILVKDAELNKYWSLSWAPTIDLKYDKYECRHGQGYTTIITEIFGMRGELTYFVPLDTNAEIWKVKLTDLSGRKRKLEIYSFIELMMGNALNDIINEPNDKHFTEIKFNTQHEAIVATRRYWVLNKKVSVAQPNIDWKYNLVFTSTLPVEGFDSSLDTFIGRWRSEANPESVETGVMKNNEITAGDPVAALKSKVCLEPSSEIEFASILGISPREEDPFEHLKICDLKETGTLNSKFQELKDYWTGYLNNIKVHTPDKKFDAMLGVWNQYQAAVTFDMARNAGYYHGGLLFGTGMRDQFQDIIGMVIAHPERVRTRLLKALRYQFSDGSTLHNFFKFTDSGERTNHSDTPLWIPFGIIEYLNETGDFSILEETVNYYDKGSADVYTHMINALDFAVSSTTERSLPRIMNGDWNDTLDHIGPLGKGETVWGAFFLAYVLRKTFELLELRKDKETLSRFTAAYKRLKAATDEFCWDGEWYIRAFKDDGSPVGTHKDKQGKIFINSQTWSVISGLASKDRADKALESCKKYLYKPYGIQICWPSFTEIADDIGLISRCVPGKKENGAIFNHASSWFVLAAIMNGDIETAYDVYSKMLPLNSAKDIDRYEVEPYVFAEYVTSPDHPSVNQASHSWLTGTAVWMLRIGLDYILGFKTSLHGVTVSPNIPSAWKEFKAERMFRGKRLILHVNNEAGVNSSVKCMKVNGEVSSSAFIDPMQYDASEIKIEIVMG